From the genome of Methanoregula boonei 6A8:
TTGCACCCACTAGACCTCGCCGGTTCTTCCAGCCCCGGTACCGGGCCCCTGACCGCTCCAGCAGCTCTGTGGCCTCTTCGATCTCGCAGAAGTCCGTAACCGCTTTCCGGTAGAATGCCGGATCGAGCCGCTCCCCCGCCACAACCACTCCGGGGTTGGTCTTGTCGCAGGAAAAGTCGGCAAGTTCTTCTACGATCCCGCACGCGAGCTCAAATCCCCGTGCCGGATCGCCATCCACATCGAGAGCGATTGCTGCGTTTCCCCGGGTCTTGAAGGTCACGTTCGGATTAAGTCGGACCAGACGGGCCTCCCGGACCTTCATGTGCTCGCGGATCAGCCGCCGGGCAAGCACTGCGCCGAGGTAGGTGGTACACATTCCCGTGGGAGAGTCCGTGTCATCAATGCCGATCAGCATGTCTATATTAATATATGGGCACGCTCCATCCATTTGTAACTGCATGTCCCAGGATCGCCAGCTCCAGCTGGTTACAAGCGTGATGATATCGGCCGGCTTTGAGGTATCGGAGAAGTTTACCCTCCGCCCACGAAGCTTCGACCTTATTGCCCGCAACAACGGGACGCTTGTGGTCATCAAGGTCGTCACGCACATCGACTCGGTGAGCGAGGAGGCGGCCTTTGACCTGGACGTGATCGCAGCGCACTTGGGCGGCGTGCCCCTGATCGTGGGCGAACGCGCCCGCGAGGCAGAACTGGAACGCGGAGCGGTGTACGTCCGGTACGGCATCTATGCGATCAGCGTTTCAACCATGTATGATTATTTCGTGGAGAAGATCCCACCGCTCGTATATGCCTCCCCCGGCGGGCTGTACGTGAATATCAACGGGGATGCCCTGCGGGAGCTGCGGGAGCGGCGCAGTATGTCGCTTGGCGATCTCGGGCAGGTGCTCGGTGTTTCCCGGCGCACGATCAGCAAGTACGAGAG
Proteins encoded in this window:
- a CDS encoding transcriptional regulator, with protein sequence MSQDRQLQLVTSVMISAGFEVSEKFTLRPRSFDLIARNNGTLVVIKVVTHIDSVSEEAAFDLDVIAAHLGGVPLIVGERAREAELERGAVYVRYGIYAISVSTMYDYFVEKIPPLVYASPGGLYVNINGDALRELRERRSMSLGDLGQVLGVSRRTISKYESGMGTTLEVAIRIEEYFNTGVVESIDIAKREPAKSDSPTSKKPQGPGVPFGFLEELGMQLHTLRGAPFQALLTFDRHTILTGYGPAQKVVKRAALISNLSRIAKKHAMCVITDYHHEKKIGRTLVIGEERLHSIEDGFELLDLLGDIGADPSPRDS